One window of Desulfobacca acetoxidans DSM 11109 genomic DNA carries:
- a CDS encoding thiamine pyrophosphate-dependent enzyme → MLSESIYGNYETAWCPGCGNFRILAALKKALVESNLTPHEVIFVSGIGQAAKTPHYLNANLFNGLHGRSLPVATGCRLANHQMPVIVETGDGCTYGEGGNHFLAAIRRNINITLLVHNNQVYGLTKGQASPTSDEGFITKAQPHGVYAAAFNPIAVAVALHAGFVARSFAGFEDHLTEMIKQAISHPGFALVDILQPCVSFNKVNTFAWYKNRCYRLPETYDPTDWSAAILKANEWGDQIPLGVISKNSRPPFEAHFDCLGHTPLARQQVDKAKLKAFITHYR, encoded by the coding sequence ATGTTATCTGAATCGATTTACGGCAATTACGAAACCGCCTGGTGCCCCGGCTGTGGCAACTTCCGCATCCTCGCAGCCCTGAAAAAAGCATTGGTGGAAAGCAACCTGACCCCTCACGAGGTGATCTTTGTTTCCGGCATCGGTCAGGCCGCCAAAACGCCACATTATCTTAACGCCAATCTATTTAACGGGCTGCACGGCCGCTCCCTCCCGGTGGCCACCGGCTGCCGTTTGGCCAACCATCAGATGCCGGTCATCGTCGAAACCGGCGACGGCTGCACCTATGGCGAAGGCGGCAACCACTTTCTGGCGGCCATCCGCCGCAATATCAATATCACCCTGCTGGTGCACAATAACCAGGTATACGGTTTAACCAAAGGGCAGGCCAGCCCTACGTCGGATGAAGGCTTTATCACCAAGGCCCAGCCGCATGGCGTCTATGCCGCTGCTTTTAACCCTATCGCCGTCGCCGTGGCGCTGCACGCCGGATTTGTCGCCCGCAGTTTTGCCGGCTTCGAGGACCACCTGACCGAGATGATCAAACAGGCCATTTCCCATCCCGGCTTTGCCCTGGTGGATATCTTGCAGCCCTGCGTCTCTTTCAATAAGGTAAATACCTTTGCCTGGTACAAGAATCGTTGCTACCGGCTGCCGGAAACCTACGACCCCACCGACTGGTCGGCGGCCATACTGAAAGCAAACGAATGGGGGGACCAAATCCCCCTCGGCGTCATCTCGAAAAACTCTCGGCCGCCTTTCGAGGCCCATTTCGACTGCTTAGGCCATACTCCTCTGGCACGACAACAGGTTGACAAAGCCAAGCTCAAGGCTTTTATAACCCACTACAGATAA
- a CDS encoding rubredoxin, whose protein sequence is MGKFENMWQCQTANCGYIYDPERGDKKGKIPKGTRFEDLPEDWKCPLCGVGKAFFKPLVGAAA, encoded by the coding sequence ATGGGAAAATTTGAAAACATGTGGCAGTGTCAGACAGCTAATTGCGGTTACATCTATGATCCGGAACGGGGCGATAAAAAAGGCAAAATCCCCAAAGGCACCCGTTTTGAAGACCTGCCCGAGGACTGGAAATGCCCCCTGTGCGGCGTCGGCAAAGCGTTTTTTAAGCCCCTGGTCGGAGCCGCGGCCTAA
- the rd gene encoding rubredoxin has protein sequence MKKYVCGVCGFVYDPAKGDPENNIPPGTPFESLPETWVCPVCGAAKDQFEPE, from the coding sequence ATGAAAAAGTATGTCTGCGGCGTTTGCGGTTTTGTCTACGACCCCGCCAAGGGGGATCCGGAAAACAATATTCCTCCCGGCACCCCGTTTGAAAGTCTGCCCGAGACTTGGGTGTGCCCGGTCTGTGGCGCTGCTAAAGACCAGTTTGAGCCCGAATAA
- a CDS encoding FprA family A-type flavoprotein: MIPVEIKPDVYWVGAVDWDIRDFHGYSTYKGTTYNAYLILDDKITLVDTVKKEHKDQLVKNVSLIIDPAKIDYLIVNHVELDHSGAMMQVVDLIRPEKIFCSPMGQKNMLAYNFPAGYPYETVKTGQSVSLGKKTVQFIETRMLHWPDSMFSYLPDDRLLISSDAFGQHWATSERFDDQVDAAELMAHAAKYYANILLLYSPLVQKLLGDVQKMGLQIDMIAPDHGLIWRTRPQAILEAYDRWSRQVTAQKAIIVYDTMWHSTEKMAVAIAEGLVQENISTKIFNLHHNHRSEVMTELLDAKAVICGSSTLNNNLLPRMADILTYMKGLKPLNRIGAAFGSYGWSGEAVGQINHYLEEMKFTIADPGIKVNYGPNADDLQACQALGQKIGRMIQEQVK; the protein is encoded by the coding sequence ATGATTCCAGTAGAAATCAAACCTGATGTCTATTGGGTCGGGGCGGTCGATTGGGATATCCGCGACTTCCACGGCTACTCCACCTACAAAGGCACAACCTACAACGCCTATTTAATCCTGGATGACAAAATCACCCTGGTAGATACGGTAAAAAAGGAACATAAAGATCAGTTGGTGAAAAACGTCAGCCTGATCATCGACCCGGCAAAGATAGACTACCTGATTGTCAATCATGTCGAGCTGGACCATTCCGGGGCCATGATGCAGGTAGTAGACCTCATAAGACCGGAGAAGATCTTCTGTTCCCCGATGGGTCAGAAAAATATGCTGGCCTATAACTTTCCAGCCGGTTATCCCTACGAAACGGTGAAAACCGGCCAAAGTGTGAGCCTGGGGAAGAAGACGGTGCAGTTTATTGAGACCCGGATGCTACACTGGCCGGATAGCATGTTTTCCTACCTGCCGGATGACCGTCTGCTTATCTCTAGCGATGCCTTCGGCCAGCATTGGGCCACGAGTGAGCGTTTCGACGATCAGGTAGACGCAGCCGAACTCATGGCCCACGCTGCTAAATACTATGCTAACATCCTGCTGCTTTACTCGCCGCTAGTTCAGAAATTATTGGGCGACGTGCAGAAAATGGGGCTGCAGATCGACATGATCGCCCCGGACCACGGCCTCATCTGGCGCACCAGGCCTCAAGCCATCCTGGAGGCCTACGATCGTTGGAGCAGGCAGGTCACAGCTCAGAAGGCCATCATTGTCTATGACACCATGTGGCACAGCACTGAAAAGATGGCCGTGGCCATCGCGGAGGGCCTCGTCCAGGAAAATATCTCCACCAAAATCTTCAACTTACATCACAACCACCGAAGTGAGGTCATGACCGAATTGTTAGACGCCAAGGCTGTCATCTGCGGCAGCTCCACCCTGAACAATAACCTGCTGCCCCGTATGGCCGATATCCTGACCTACATGAAAGGTCTCAAGCCCCTGAACCGGATCGGCGCCGCCTTTGGCTCCTATGGCTGGAGCGGCGAGGCAGTCGGCCAGATCAACCATTATCTGGAAGAGATGAAGTTTACCATTGCCGACCCCGGCATAAAGGTGAACTATGGGCCGAACGCCGACGATCTACAGGCCTGTCAGGCCTTGGGCCAAAAAATCGGCCGGATGATCCAGGAGCAGGTGAAATAA
- a CDS encoding DNA polymerase domain-containing protein — protein MAIQAWLFDLYPWRSQMVLWFLTTDGRRLRIVDAFTYRLYAQGAGAKLRQLARYTRSRGWVRHAYFEDKIDFATGRTSPALCLEVSAYDRRPRLLAYLGALEEDLAFYNCDLDISAYYLYSKKLFPCCWYDLELAGDRLASFAAQEGQFQEELVMPPLATLELALTRDHLIPLGGGNGLALTWEGRTVELEVAEVPTLLAELAHYFQRLDPDLLISDWGDEHILPVLWNWGRQYRRPLPLDREPPPVPRRLNPQGRSYFSYGRIVYQGPSVPFYGRWHIDRRNSFFYREAGLPGLVQLSRLGQTPLQQVARTSPGTLITSMQLARATADNILIPWRKTEPEHFKTAAELLTVDKGGLVFQPPVGFYTQVAEIDFASMYPTIMAVHNISPETVNCGCCCEPRTPEAEYVLCQRREGLVPRTLKPILDLRARLKCRVRETTDPEDAAGYQARQIALKWILVTCFGYLGYKNARFGRIEAHEAVTAFGRDKLLAAKEICEATGYEVLHGLTDCLWIRRSDEGGVENEVLLGLCGGGQRSVNPGLLPKHTRHLHRVELAGLCQCITAATGITMALEGVYRWIVFLPSQQQEERSVPNRYFGVFEDGRLKYRGLMCRRRDTPPLVRQAQEVLLAFLAQVRDWEEGRALREELDDAAADFRLRLEQGIVRPEELVITKILSRSPDRFRVQTHTALAARQLQAAGIRLVPGEKLRYIVRDRQGPPETRVLAAPFFDALDRYDTEYYLELLAKAVDEVLWPWAVGSRSRFKMCA, from the coding sequence ATGGCGATCCAGGCCTGGCTCTTTGACCTCTATCCCTGGCGGTCGCAGATGGTCCTCTGGTTTCTCACCACCGATGGCCGGAGGCTGCGGATCGTCGATGCCTTCACCTACCGCCTCTATGCCCAGGGAGCAGGGGCGAAACTTCGGCAATTGGCCCGCTATACGCGCTCCCGAGGTTGGGTCCGGCACGCCTATTTCGAAGACAAGATTGACTTTGCTACCGGCCGGACCAGTCCAGCCCTCTGCCTGGAGGTATCCGCCTACGACCGGCGGCCCCGTCTATTGGCCTATCTGGGCGCCCTGGAGGAGGACCTGGCCTTCTATAACTGCGACCTGGATATTTCCGCTTATTACCTCTATTCTAAGAAGCTTTTTCCCTGTTGTTGGTATGATCTGGAGCTGGCGGGCGACAGACTGGCTAGTTTTGCCGCACAGGAGGGGCAATTTCAGGAGGAGCTGGTCATGCCGCCGCTTGCCACCCTGGAACTGGCCCTGACCCGCGACCACCTGATCCCGCTGGGGGGCGGCAACGGTCTGGCCCTTACCTGGGAAGGGCGTACGGTGGAGTTGGAGGTTGCGGAGGTGCCGACTTTGCTGGCGGAACTGGCCCACTACTTCCAGCGTTTGGACCCCGACCTCCTCATCAGTGACTGGGGTGATGAACACATCCTGCCGGTGCTCTGGAATTGGGGCCGGCAATACCGCCGACCGCTGCCGTTGGACCGGGAGCCACCGCCGGTGCCCCGGCGGTTGAATCCCCAAGGCCGCTCCTACTTCTCCTATGGCCGCATCGTTTACCAGGGGCCGTCCGTCCCCTTTTACGGCCGCTGGCACATCGACCGGCGCAACTCCTTCTTTTACCGGGAGGCGGGCCTGCCCGGTCTGGTGCAGCTCTCCCGGTTAGGTCAGACCCCCTTGCAGCAGGTGGCCCGCACCAGTCCGGGAACCCTCATCACCTCCATGCAGTTGGCCCGGGCTACAGCCGACAATATCCTCATTCCCTGGCGCAAGACCGAACCGGAGCATTTTAAGACCGCGGCCGAACTCCTGACGGTCGATAAAGGCGGTCTGGTCTTCCAGCCGCCGGTGGGTTTCTACACCCAGGTGGCCGAAATCGATTTTGCTTCTATGTACCCTACCATCATGGCTGTGCATAACATCTCGCCGGAGACTGTCAATTGCGGTTGTTGCTGCGAACCCCGGACACCGGAGGCCGAGTACGTCCTCTGCCAACGGCGGGAAGGACTGGTTCCCCGTACCTTAAAGCCTATCCTGGATCTGCGGGCCCGACTGAAATGCCGGGTTCGGGAAACAACTGACCCGGAAGATGCTGCCGGTTACCAGGCACGCCAGATCGCCCTGAAATGGATCTTGGTCACCTGCTTCGGCTACCTGGGCTATAAAAACGCCCGTTTCGGCCGCATCGAGGCCCACGAGGCGGTCACGGCCTTCGGCCGGGATAAGCTCCTTGCCGCTAAGGAGATCTGCGAAGCGACGGGCTACGAAGTCCTGCACGGCCTGACGGATTGCCTGTGGATCAGGAGGTCGGATGAGGGTGGAGTAGAAAATGAGGTTCTACTCGGGTTATGTGGGGGAGGACAGCGGTCTGTGAACCCTGGCCTCCTTCCTAAGCACACTCGACATCTGCACCGGGTCGAACTCGCTGGCCTCTGCCAATGCATCACTGCGGCTACAGGCATCACCATGGCCCTAGAGGGCGTTTATCGTTGGATTGTCTTCCTGCCGTCGCAGCAGCAGGAGGAGCGGTCGGTGCCCAACCGGTATTTTGGCGTTTTTGAGGATGGCCGGCTGAAATATCGGGGGTTGATGTGTCGGCGGCGGGATACGCCGCCGTTGGTACGACAGGCCCAGGAGGTGTTGTTGGCGTTTCTGGCTCAGGTCCGGGATTGGGAGGAGGGTAGGGCACTCCGGGAAGAGCTAGACGATGCTGCAGCGGACTTCCGGTTGCGCCTGGAGCAGGGGATAGTGCGACCGGAGGAGTTAGTGATTACCAAGATCCTTTCCCGGTCGCCGGACCGGTTTCGGGTTCAGACCCACACCGCCTTGGCTGCCCGGCAGCTTCAGGCGGCGGGCATCCGGTTGGTTCCCGGTGAGAAGCTGCGCTATATCGTTCGGGACCGGCAAGGCCCGCCGGAGACCCGGGTGCTGGCGGCGCCGTTTTTCGATGCCCTGGACCGCTATGACACGGAGTATTACCTGGAACTGCTGGCCAAGGCGGTGGATGAGGTGCTCTGGCCGTGGGCAGTGGGCAGTCGAAGCCGCTTCAAAATGTGCGCTTAA
- a CDS encoding transposase: MADPKANKRRSLRLPEYDYSQAGAYFVTIWVNQRKCLLGEIMDGAIQLNDYGKIVSDCWHDLPRHYPNIELDAFVVMPNHIHGVVVLVGAGLPRPYNNQKAFPPGQPTLGQIIAYYKYQSTKVINVMRQAPGTKFWQRGYYEHVVRDDASLSRIREYIVNNPLRWELDRENLQARGQDDFDCWLASFTTGPVKQTRKL, encoded by the coding sequence TTGGCGGACCCGAAAGCAAATAAACGCCGATCTCTCCGCCTGCCGGAATATGACTACTCTCAGGCGGGGGCGTATTTTGTCACCATCTGGGTCAATCAGAGAAAATGTCTGCTGGGCGAGATTATGGATGGCGCAATACAGTTGAACGATTACGGTAAAATAGTCAGTGATTGTTGGCATGACCTACCGCGCCATTATCCTAATATCGAATTGGACGCCTTTGTAGTTATGCCGAATCATATACATGGAGTGGTAGTCCTCGTAGGGGCGGGGTTACCCCGCCCCTACAACAACCAAAAAGCATTTCCACCAGGACAGCCTACGTTGGGGCAAATTATAGCCTACTACAAATATCAATCGACCAAAGTAATCAACGTAATGCGGCAGGCGCCGGGAACCAAGTTTTGGCAACGCGGTTATTACGAACACGTCGTCCGAGACGACGCATCCTTAAGCCGTATCCGGGAATATATCGTTAATAATCCTCTGCGTTGGGAACTCGACCGGGAAAATCTTCAGGCCCGCGGTCAAGACGACTTTGACTGTTGGCTGGCTTCTTTTACCACCGGACCGGTGAAACAGACGAGGAAGTTGTAG
- a CDS encoding HEPN domain-containing protein: protein MSAELKSIFIEYADRVSSLSQRVAILPDKKRHISDLVQDIEKGPEFHKLVLATRDEFGHTGNRRNESAWRRAVGNVLRRSGFYIYILEKNLHDPSEEFEKYVHVFKSPKKKISYLGLLEYVSFEQDDIDFGNFQIKRFSRDDLDSILGNSINEIFYPWAAVDLNQIEDYWFIYLQQSIQVKKIIPSTKVDYTKIFSDDSYSRVEMTYTPRPFPEPLESVIKPLVLFDWQTDYWRGGPADEKEEKATGWMGFNIPFVLKVTDILYEPSFPAPSPEKLDKTIERVTENGEEIWGPEFHISLDKQETESFITVVKRTHENLQKLDLEKSGWHFFNNAFDMLVKAFFTGGLEQLLWHITAIDALLGERGGGLTKKLSRRIAFILGETEQKQKELQSRFEKLYNFRSALVHGKIDSKESKDKQKNRVYISHLREARDFARQTIVWFLEFLLKIQDGISQSQGNIEFPKRDLLLKLLDMDATERSQLKTLLQILPPDFPHLLGK from the coding sequence ATGTCGGCCGAACTTAAAAGCATCTTTATTGAATATGCTGACAGAGTTAGCAGTCTAAGCCAACGTGTTGCCATCTTGCCAGACAAAAAACGGCATATAAGTGACTTGGTTCAAGATATAGAAAAAGGCCCGGAATTTCATAAGCTGGTCCTGGCAACCCGTGATGAATTCGGCCATACCGGAAATCGCCGGAACGAATCTGCCTGGCGCCGCGCAGTGGGAAATGTATTACGCCGATCTGGTTTTTATATCTATATCTTAGAAAAAAATTTGCACGATCCATCTGAAGAATTTGAGAAGTATGTTCATGTATTCAAGAGCCCGAAAAAGAAAATTTCATATCTGGGTCTGCTTGAATATGTGTCTTTCGAACAAGATGATATCGACTTCGGGAATTTCCAAATCAAACGCTTTTCCAGGGATGATCTTGATTCTATATTGGGCAACAGTATCAACGAAATTTTCTATCCCTGGGCGGCGGTGGATTTAAACCAGATTGAGGATTATTGGTTTATTTATCTCCAGCAATCTATTCAGGTTAAAAAGATTATCCCCTCAACCAAAGTTGACTACACGAAAATTTTCTCCGATGATAGCTACTCTCGTGTAGAAATGACATATACTCCGCGACCATTCCCGGAACCACTTGAGTCTGTCATCAAGCCACTGGTTCTTTTTGATTGGCAAACAGACTATTGGCGAGGGGGACCTGCAGATGAAAAAGAAGAAAAGGCAACAGGGTGGATGGGATTTAATATTCCTTTTGTCTTAAAAGTTACTGATATCCTTTATGAACCATCGTTTCCAGCGCCTTCACCCGAAAAATTAGATAAAACAATAGAACGTGTGACAGAGAATGGAGAAGAAATATGGGGTCCGGAGTTCCATATTTCTCTAGATAAGCAAGAAACAGAATCGTTCATTACAGTTGTCAAACGAACCCACGAAAATCTACAAAAACTTGATTTGGAAAAATCTGGTTGGCATTTCTTTAATAATGCTTTTGATATGTTGGTAAAAGCTTTTTTTACAGGGGGTTTGGAACAGCTTTTATGGCATATAACTGCCATTGATGCTTTGTTAGGAGAAAGAGGAGGTGGGCTTACTAAAAAGCTTTCCCGAAGAATAGCATTTATTTTAGGTGAAACAGAACAGAAACAAAAGGAATTACAAAGCCGTTTTGAGAAGTTATACAATTTTAGATCTGCTCTCGTACACGGAAAGATTGACAGTAAGGAAAGTAAGGATAAACAAAAGAATCGGGTTTATATAAGCCATCTCAGAGAGGCTAGGGATTTTGCCCGGCAGACTATCGTTTGGTTTTTGGAGTTCTTACTGAAGATTCAGGACGGAATTTCACAAAGTCAAGGTAATATCGAATTCCCGAAGCGCGATCTTCTCCTGAAGTTGTTGGATATGGATGCAACGGAAAGGTCACAGCTCAAGACATTGCTTCAGATATTGCCACCGGATTTTCCACATCTATTGGGGAAATGA
- a CDS encoding dual OB domain-containing protein codes for MWLFEIFKKTRHQVVINHLTRMERGYICVAGIDLTTLQHLRLVLRRERLKTRFLTRYGGPFDIGNIVTFRRCRPRLRPPHVEDCLTNTDQVTCQAVADPAQFWEILKNISKTSLKDIFGSSLQRFGTSCGTAAGQGEASLGCLRLKKRPEIYFGGHPERPRIRLRLTDGELHVDAPVTDLRLYGEDHYSPQVNLIEEIQQKIRTSQGLILSLGLTRAFAAAPDQAPVHWLQVNNFHFHEQPVWRLG; via the coding sequence ATGTGGTTATTCGAGATCTTTAAGAAAACCCGGCATCAGGTGGTCATCAACCACCTGACCCGGATGGAGCGGGGCTACATCTGTGTGGCCGGCATTGATCTGACAACGCTCCAGCACCTGCGTCTGGTGCTGCGGCGAGAGCGTTTGAAAACCCGATTCCTGACCCGTTACGGAGGACCCTTTGATATCGGTAACATCGTCACTTTTCGGCGTTGCCGGCCCCGACTGAGGCCGCCCCATGTGGAAGATTGTCTTACGAACACCGATCAGGTGACGTGCCAAGCCGTGGCAGACCCGGCGCAGTTTTGGGAGATCCTCAAGAATATTAGTAAAACCAGTCTGAAAGATATCTTTGGTAGCAGCCTGCAGCGGTTTGGAACTTCCTGTGGCACCGCCGCTGGCCAAGGAGAGGCCTCCCTGGGCTGTCTGCGCCTGAAAAAGCGGCCGGAAATCTATTTCGGCGGTCACCCCGAAAGACCGCGGATTCGACTGCGCTTGACCGACGGGGAACTGCACGTGGATGCCCCGGTAACTGATCTGCGCTTGTACGGCGAGGATCACTATAGTCCGCAGGTAAATCTCATTGAAGAGATCCAACAAAAGATTCGCACCAGCCAGGGTCTGATCCTCAGCCTTGGCTTGACCCGGGCCTTCGCCGCCGCTCCCGATCAAGCCCCGGTGCACTGGCTTCAGGTTAATAATTTTCATTTCCACGAGCAGCCGGTCTGGCGGTTGGGGTAG
- a CDS encoding DUF488 domain-containing protein has translation MEIYTIGFTKKSAEEFFEILKQNGIKCLIDVRLHNQSQLAGFAKRNDLKYFLRELCGTEYQHEPRLAPTEEILEDYRHKKIGWEEYRQRFLKLLADRKVAEFLPRQLFETPTVLLCSESQAEYCHRRLVAEYLQRVWGDVVIRDL, from the coding sequence ATGGAAATCTACACAATCGGTTTCACCAAAAAAAGTGCCGAAGAATTCTTTGAAATCTTAAAGCAAAACGGCATCAAGTGCCTCATTGATGTCCGCTTGCACAATCAGTCCCAACTGGCCGGTTTTGCCAAACGAAATGACTTGAAATATTTTTTACGGGAACTCTGTGGGACGGAGTATCAGCACGAACCCAGGTTGGCGCCCACCGAGGAGATCTTGGAGGACTATCGCCATAAAAAGATCGGTTGGGAAGAATATCGACAACGCTTCCTGAAATTGTTGGCTGACCGCAAGGTCGCCGAGTTTCTGCCCAGGCAGCTCTTTGAAACTCCCACGGTGCTGTTATGCAGCGAATCGCAGGCTGAATATTGTCACCGCCGCCTGGTGGCGGAATACCTCCAGAGGGTTTGGGGCGATGTGGTTATTCGAGATCTTTAA
- a CDS encoding DUF488 domain-containing protein, which produces MTVVDGSNNRRIFSIGHSNHSWEAFLDLLLDNSITFVVDVRSSPYSRYTPHFNKGPLSQALPPAGIGYLFLGDRLGGHPEGAEFYDLDGRVLYDRLADSAAFQEGIAQLCRTIAVHRLALLCGEEDPSHCHRRLLIARVLSQSGIETLHIRGDGQVQTEAELMALEAMSQHRQMSLFASEDVRPWKSTQSVSPKKVPKNSLKS; this is translated from the coding sequence ATGACTGTCGTAGACGGGAGTAATAATCGCCGGATCTTTTCCATCGGGCATTCGAACCACTCGTGGGAAGCTTTTTTGGATTTATTGTTAGACAACAGTATTACGTTTGTCGTGGATGTCCGGTCCAGTCCATATAGCCGCTATACTCCCCACTTCAACAAGGGACCTCTCAGCCAGGCTTTGCCACCCGCGGGGATCGGCTACCTGTTTCTAGGCGACCGCTTGGGCGGCCACCCGGAGGGGGCTGAATTCTACGACTTGGATGGCCGTGTTCTGTATGACCGCTTGGCCGATTCAGCGGCTTTCCAGGAAGGAATTGCTCAACTGTGCCGGACCATCGCAGTCCACCGCCTGGCTCTCCTGTGCGGTGAAGAAGACCCTTCCCATTGTCATCGCCGCCTCTTGATCGCCAGAGTCTTGAGTCAATCCGGGATAGAAACTTTGCATATACGCGGCGATGGGCAGGTACAAACCGAAGCGGAACTGATGGCTCTAGAAGCGATGTCCCAGCATCGGCAGATGAGCCTTTTTGCTTCCGAGGATGTGCGCCCATGGAAATCTACACAATCGGTTTCACCAAAAAAAGTGCCGAAGAATTCTTTGAAATCTTAA
- a CDS encoding four helix bundle protein: MKEKAVRSYRDLIVWQKAMELVVEIYQRTRAFPGDEMFGLVSQMRRAAVSIPSNIAEGYGRSSTGEYKQFLGHARGSLWEIETQILIAQKLNYLNDEEASDLLKLATETGRILHGLLSSLKK; encoded by the coding sequence ATGAAAGAAAAAGCAGTAAGGTCATATCGAGATCTGATTGTCTGGCAGAAGGCCATGGAGTTAGTCGTCGAGATATATCAGCGTACTCGGGCATTTCCTGGAGACGAGATGTTCGGCCTGGTGAGTCAAATGCGGCGGGCGGCGGTTTCGATTCCGAGTAACATTGCTGAAGGTTATGGGAGATCTTCAACTGGAGAATACAAACAATTTTTGGGGCATGCCAGGGGATCTCTGTGGGAAATTGAAACTCAGATTTTAATCGCGCAAAAATTAAATTATCTCAATGATGAAGAAGCCAGTGATCTTTTAAAACTTGCCACGGAAACAGGACGAATACTACATGGGCTGCTATCTTCCCTTAAAAAGTGA
- the lexA gene encoding transcriptional repressor LexA: MKTLTSRQQAVLSFVEEFCQQQGYPPTVREVAAHFGIQPRAADDHLSALKRKGYLHREPGRSRGLALTGRQAESVVEVPILGQIAAGQPLLASEQVEDTLPLPRSWVQGEEVFLLRVAGDSMAPLILPGDLVMVRVQPRVARGDIAAVLIYEEATVKRVYEEAGGLVLRGDNPNFAPLRFSPEEAAELVQILGRVVGVYRSL; the protein is encoded by the coding sequence ATGAAGACTTTAACCTCTCGACAACAGGCGGTTCTCTCGTTTGTGGAGGAGTTCTGTCAGCAGCAGGGCTATCCGCCGACGGTACGTGAAGTGGCGGCCCATTTCGGCATCCAGCCGCGGGCGGCCGATGACCACCTCAGCGCCCTGAAACGCAAGGGCTACCTGCACCGGGAGCCGGGCCGCTCCCGGGGTTTGGCCCTCACCGGGCGCCAGGCGGAGTCGGTGGTGGAAGTGCCGATTTTGGGGCAGATCGCCGCCGGTCAACCGCTGCTGGCCAGCGAACAGGTGGAAGACACGCTGCCACTGCCCCGCTCCTGGGTACAGGGCGAAGAGGTCTTTCTCCTGCGGGTTGCCGGAGACAGCATGGCCCCGCTCATCCTGCCCGGCGACCTGGTGATGGTGCGGGTACAGCCGCGGGTAGCCCGGGGCGACATCGCCGCGGTGCTGATCTACGAGGAGGCTACGGTCAAACGGGTCTATGAAGAGGCGGGCGGCTTGGTCCTGAGGGGCGACAATCCGAATTTTGCACCGCTGCGCTTTTCTCCTGAGGAGGCCGCGGAGTTGGTGCAGATTTTAGGGAGAGTGGTGGGGGTGTATCGGTCGTTGTAG
- a CDS encoding SH3 domain-containing protein, with product MKKVFWIVLLLVFVGVTAGYARTMSIARDRVNVRTKPSKRASILFQAPKGYPIVVKKKTRHWLYFEDWNGNKGWVYRPLVSAIPTTVIRVDTANVRKGPGTRRPLIAQAKQGEIYRVLGEQGDWVKIGYYYENEVVGWIYDDLVWGY from the coding sequence ATGAAAAAAGTCTTCTGGATCGTTCTATTGCTGGTGTTTGTCGGTGTAACCGCCGGATACGCCAGGACTATGAGTATTGCCAGAGATAGGGTGAATGTGCGCACCAAACCCAGTAAACGGGCGTCCATCCTCTTTCAGGCGCCCAAAGGTTACCCCATCGTAGTAAAGAAGAAGACGAGACACTGGTTGTATTTTGAGGACTGGAATGGCAACAAGGGGTGGGTTTACCGCCCCCTGGTCTCCGCGATCCCCACGACGGTGATCCGGGTGGATACGGCAAACGTCAGGAAAGGCCCCGGTACGCGCCGGCCTCTGATCGCACAGGCCAAACAGGGGGAGATTTACCGGGTCCTGGGCGAACAAGGGGACTGGGTAAAAATCGGTTATTACTATGAAAACGAGGTGGTGGGCTGGATTTACGACGACCTGGTCTGGGGCTATTGA